Proteins encoded in a region of the Haloglomus salinum genome:
- a CDS encoding (Fe-S)-binding protein, with product MTWTLPLQAGVESGVTTRPTFWKISHTGEVVFYYLAAVTIFVFAYGVYDRFARYQRGTEDWFDRLDDLPGRITSAAKIVASNEKQFNRDIVGGVMHAFILWGFLTLLIGTTIIAIDIDFFRNLTMLFTGERQSFFIGDFYLSYSLVMDFMGLLFVVGLGIALWRRYVTRKDRLHGKHTGWEDAFLVWSLFLLGVGGYIQEGLRILGTASVENGAVQFISFEQVSFVGWFVADVLNVFFQGLGMGPSESVGAAAALYPVGWWSHALLAFVFVAAVPYAKPFHMISSFANVVTRDEKAGKRLPGVPADLDADTGAESIDQFSWKEMLDQDACTKCGRCSSVCPANASGRNLDPRDVILDLKQYREEVDATGEEQEIIAEDGDVIAAETMESCMACMACMDACPVEIEHLKSFTRLNRQLTDQGDIQPSLQEVFQNVMQKGNTFGNSQRKRADWADELEFDLTDAREEEVEYLWYVGDYPSYDDRNKKVARSLAKLLKESGVSFGILFDDEKYDGNDIRRVGEEFLYVELAGHHVESFQECDFDKLVCTDPHSYNTFKNEYPEVDFDEFADDPMMPFEIEEGWNQNGEVDVLHWTQVVEQLVDRNALGLSGTELDYTVTYHDPCHLGRYNDEYAAPRELIRATGCDLHEMPRNRDNSYCCGGGGGGLWLEHEQEEKASEERLREALEDTEAGQAVEKFVVACPMCMTMYEDGRKTGDFEDDIEIVDISELLIEAIEQGGPTATAAGESGGPAPADD from the coding sequence ATGACGTGGACGCTACCCTTGCAGGCCGGCGTCGAGTCCGGGGTCACCACCCGACCGACGTTCTGGAAGATTTCGCACACCGGTGAGGTGGTGTTCTACTACCTCGCGGCGGTGACTATCTTCGTCTTCGCCTACGGGGTGTACGACCGCTTCGCCCGCTACCAGCGCGGCACCGAGGACTGGTTCGACCGACTGGACGACCTCCCCGGTCGCATCACGAGCGCGGCCAAGATCGTCGCCTCCAACGAGAAACAGTTCAACCGCGATATCGTCGGCGGGGTGATGCACGCGTTCATCCTGTGGGGCTTCCTGACGCTCCTCATCGGGACGACCATCATCGCCATCGACATCGACTTCTTCCGGAATCTCACGATGCTGTTCACCGGCGAGCGTCAGTCGTTCTTCATCGGCGACTTCTACCTCTCGTACTCGCTGGTGATGGACTTCATGGGCCTGCTGTTCGTCGTCGGGCTCGGCATCGCGCTGTGGCGGCGTTACGTCACCCGGAAGGACCGGCTGCACGGCAAGCACACGGGCTGGGAGGACGCCTTCCTCGTCTGGTCGCTGTTCCTGCTGGGCGTCGGTGGCTACATCCAGGAGGGGCTGCGCATCCTCGGCACCGCGAGCGTCGAGAACGGCGCGGTCCAGTTCATCTCCTTCGAGCAGGTCTCGTTCGTCGGCTGGTTCGTCGCCGACGTGCTGAACGTCTTCTTCCAGGGACTGGGGATGGGCCCGAGCGAGTCCGTCGGCGCGGCCGCCGCGCTCTACCCGGTCGGCTGGTGGTCGCACGCGCTGCTGGCGTTCGTCTTCGTCGCCGCTGTGCCGTACGCCAAACCGTTCCACATGATCTCCTCGTTCGCGAACGTGGTCACCCGCGACGAGAAGGCCGGCAAGCGGCTCCCCGGCGTCCCCGCGGACCTCGACGCCGACACGGGTGCCGAGTCCATCGACCAGTTCTCCTGGAAGGAGATGCTGGACCAGGACGCCTGCACGAAGTGCGGCCGCTGTTCGTCGGTCTGCCCGGCCAACGCCTCCGGTCGCAACCTCGACCCCCGCGACGTGATTCTCGACCTCAAGCAGTACCGCGAGGAGGTCGACGCCACGGGCGAGGAGCAGGAGATAATCGCGGAGGACGGCGATGTCATCGCCGCCGAGACGATGGAGTCCTGCATGGCGTGTATGGCCTGCATGGACGCCTGCCCGGTCGAGATCGAGCACCTGAAGAGCTTCACCCGGCTCAATCGCCAGCTCACCGACCAGGGCGACATCCAGCCCAGCCTGCAGGAGGTGTTCCAGAACGTGATGCAGAAGGGCAACACGTTCGGGAACTCCCAGCGCAAGCGTGCCGACTGGGCCGACGAGCTGGAGTTCGACCTCACGGACGCCCGCGAGGAGGAGGTCGAGTACCTCTGGTACGTCGGCGACTACCCGAGCTACGACGACCGGAACAAGAAGGTCGCCCGCTCGCTCGCCAAACTGCTCAAGGAGTCCGGCGTCAGCTTCGGCATCCTGTTCGACGACGAGAAGTACGACGGCAACGACATCCGTCGTGTCGGCGAGGAGTTCCTCTACGTCGAGCTCGCGGGCCACCACGTCGAGTCGTTCCAGGAGTGTGACTTCGACAAGCTGGTCTGTACGGACCCGCACTCGTACAACACGTTCAAGAACGAGTACCCCGAGGTCGACTTCGACGAGTTCGCCGACGACCCCATGATGCCGTTCGAGATCGAGGAGGGCTGGAACCAGAACGGCGAGGTCGACGTGCTCCACTGGACGCAGGTCGTCGAGCAGCTGGTCGACCGGAACGCGCTCGGACTGTCGGGGACGGAACTGGACTACACGGTCACCTACCACGACCCGTGTCACCTCGGCCGGTACAACGACGAGTACGCGGCCCCCCGCGAACTCATCCGCGCGACGGGCTGTGACCTGCACGAGATGCCGCGCAACCGCGACAACTCCTACTGCTGTGGTGGCGGTGGCGGCGGCCTCTGGCTCGAGCACGAGCAGGAGGAGAAGGCCTCCGAGGAGCGCCTGCGCGAGGCCCTCGAGGACACGGAGGCGGGACAGGCCGTCGAGAAGTTCGTCGTCGCCTGTCCGATGTGCATGACGATGTACGAGGACGGCCGCAAGACCGGCGACTTCGAGGACGACATCGAGATCGTCGATATCTCCGAGCTGCTCATCGAGGCCATCGAGCAGGGCGGTCCGACGGCGACCGCGGCCGGCGAGTCCGGCGGCCCGGCTCCGGCCGACGACTGA
- a CDS encoding conditioned medium-induced protein 4 produces the protein MDEKTEELRDIFEEVTGEETVTEKQEESPGTLAGEDDEAVAERLADVVARMREKYEFATDLSDTEYARVVRGYYEGEDDTDIADALDIDRRDVVRARLDVHLVRDRDRDAPFELKELRRLLNADADLGTSDLAEELDVSASTVRRYRRVVETETQIRSVSARYQAEFEDVLTDAGISHDMTSDIQEDGLQDATEGAEAESDMSL, from the coding sequence ATGGACGAGAAGACGGAGGAGCTGCGGGACATCTTCGAGGAGGTGACCGGCGAGGAGACAGTCACCGAGAAACAGGAGGAGTCACCGGGGACGCTGGCGGGCGAGGACGACGAGGCGGTCGCCGAGCGGCTGGCCGACGTGGTCGCGCGCATGCGAGAGAAGTACGAGTTCGCGACCGACCTCTCGGACACCGAGTACGCCCGTGTCGTCCGGGGCTACTACGAGGGCGAGGACGACACCGACATCGCCGACGCGCTCGACATCGACCGCCGCGACGTGGTCCGGGCCCGGCTCGACGTGCATCTGGTCCGGGACCGGGACCGTGACGCCCCGTTCGAGCTGAAGGAGCTACGCAGGCTCCTGAACGCCGACGCGGACCTCGGGACGAGTGACCTCGCCGAGGAACTGGACGTGTCGGCGTCGACGGTCCGGCGCTACCGCCGCGTCGTCGAGACCGAGACGCAGATACGGAGTGTCTCGGCCCGCTACCAGGCCGAATTCGAGGACGTCCTGACCGACGCGGGCATCAGCCACGACATGACCAGCGACATCCAGGAGGACGGCCTCCAGGACGCCACCGAGGGCGCCGAGGCCGAGAGCGACATGTCGCTGTAG
- a CDS encoding Yip1 family protein, with translation MSPPSTPLRRPDRYFSERTASLARGLAVAGLTILTLLAGVYALGWVFAANVDGTVTVDNPAYPGDTFCDGDSPGRFTPSGCDEPKQVERNIDHFIWKAIGTVAGQLAIGLPIVWVLVAGTLHAGSWLANGEGPFGRTLAVAAWGMAPTLLGMTVTLVAFWATFDPITVSNGQDPATFRDQAVTQLDTMRLVGQVSGVLTMAWGAVIWRFGLLHERGVSGTAASAVAAVVAVLFLLLGVA, from the coding sequence ATGTCGCCGCCCTCCACTCCCCTCCGACGACCGGACCGGTACTTCAGCGAGCGCACGGCCAGCCTCGCCCGTGGCCTCGCCGTCGCCGGCCTCACCATCCTCACGCTCCTGGCGGGCGTCTACGCGCTGGGCTGGGTGTTCGCCGCCAACGTCGACGGCACCGTCACGGTCGACAACCCCGCGTACCCGGGCGACACCTTCTGCGACGGCGACAGTCCCGGGCGCTTCACCCCGAGCGGCTGTGACGAGCCGAAGCAGGTCGAGCGGAACATCGACCACTTCATCTGGAAGGCCATCGGCACGGTCGCAGGACAGCTCGCCATCGGCCTCCCAATCGTCTGGGTCCTCGTCGCCGGGACACTCCACGCCGGGTCGTGGCTCGCAAACGGCGAGGGCCCGTTCGGCCGGACGCTGGCCGTCGCGGCCTGGGGGATGGCACCCACCCTGCTCGGCATGACGGTCACGCTCGTCGCGTTCTGGGCCACGTTCGACCCCATCACCGTCAGCAACGGGCAGGACCCCGCGACGTTCCGGGACCAGGCCGTCACACAGCTGGACACGATGCGTCTCGTGGGACAGGTCAGTGGCGTTCTCACGATGGCCTGGGGAGCCGTCATCTGGCGGTTCGGCCTGCTCCACGAGCGCGGGGTCTCCGGGACCGCGGCCTCGGCGGTCGCGGCCGTCGTCGCGGTCCTGTTCCTGCTGCTGGGCGTGGCGTGA
- a CDS encoding GNAT family N-acetyltransferase has product MPGPVFRATDDGGVTLRPRQAEDHEFVRDVTNRPEVRRLMRNTTPKNAQAVEDEFEEYADNDDGAGFCICAPDEPVGHIGVWNIDHVNGTAWMGAWIDPDHHGEGYAPRGTALAIDWAFEELDLHRLNTGVYEPNRPSQRVMEKLGFVREGVQRESIYIEGAYYDTYHYGLLRHEWDGYQG; this is encoded by the coding sequence ATGCCGGGGCCCGTCTTCCGCGCGACCGACGACGGCGGGGTGACGCTCCGCCCCCGGCAGGCCGAGGACCACGAGTTCGTCCGTGACGTGACGAACCGGCCCGAGGTCCGCCGTCTGATGCGGAACACGACCCCGAAGAACGCCCAGGCCGTCGAGGACGAGTTCGAGGAGTACGCCGACAACGACGACGGCGCCGGGTTCTGCATCTGCGCCCCGGACGAGCCCGTCGGCCACATCGGCGTCTGGAACATCGACCACGTCAACGGCACCGCGTGGATGGGCGCGTGGATCGACCCGGACCACCACGGCGAGGGGTACGCCCCTCGTGGCACCGCACTGGCCATCGACTGGGCGTTCGAGGAGCTGGACCTCCACCGGCTCAACACCGGCGTCTACGAGCCCAACCGCCCCTCACAGCGCGTGATGGAGAAACTCGGCTTCGTCCGCGAGGGCGTCCAGCGCGAGTCCATCTACATCGAGGGTGCCTACTACGACACCTACCACTACGGCCTGCTCCGGCACGAGTGGGACGGCTACCAGGGGTAG
- a CDS encoding GNAT family N-acetyltransferase, with the protein MPGPAFRVGEDVALHTIEREDLEFVARLRTDPDLRHGMTLTRPESDIELESWFEAHVSATDTDDEGAQFLVVPRDADDGEDAGGDASSDAERDGGSDEAADGDQPSPQPVGYVSLFDIERPAGTGEIAVTIAPEHRGQGYATDAVRELVAYGIEELRLTKVRALALVTNDASRAVLENVGFRVGEVRRELKRVDGEHVDVIAHSLLADDWFDRSDTTRGLPDRPPGATAAERGHTNPFATDADGTVGGERRPDAGDGANADNGGER; encoded by the coding sequence ATGCCGGGTCCCGCCTTCCGCGTCGGCGAGGACGTGGCGCTCCACACCATCGAGCGCGAGGACCTCGAGTTCGTGGCGCGGCTCCGCACCGATCCCGACCTCCGCCACGGGATGACGCTCACCCGGCCGGAGAGCGACATCGAACTGGAGTCCTGGTTCGAGGCCCACGTCTCCGCGACGGACACCGACGACGAGGGGGCACAGTTCCTCGTCGTCCCGCGCGACGCCGACGACGGGGAGGACGCGGGGGGTGACGCCAGCAGCGACGCCGAGCGCGACGGCGGCAGCGACGAGGCCGCGGACGGTGACCAGCCCTCGCCCCAGCCAGTCGGCTACGTCTCGCTGTTCGACATCGAACGGCCCGCGGGGACCGGTGAAATCGCCGTCACCATCGCCCCCGAGCACCGGGGCCAGGGGTACGCCACCGACGCGGTCCGCGAGCTGGTCGCCTACGGCATCGAGGAACTCCGGCTGACCAAGGTCCGGGCGCTCGCGCTCGTGACGAACGACGCCTCCCGTGCGGTGCTGGAGAACGTCGGCTTCCGCGTCGGCGAGGTCCGGCGCGAACTCAAGCGGGTCGATGGCGAGCACGTCGACGTGATAGCCCACTCGCTGCTCGCCGACGACTGGTTCGACCGGTCGGACACCACCCGCGGGCTCCCGGACCGCCCGCCGGGCGCGACCGCCGCCGAGCGCGGCCACACGAACCCGTTCGCCACGGACGCCGACGGGACGGTCGGCGGCGAGCGGCGCCCCGACGCCGGCGACGGTGCGAACGCGGACAACGGGGGTGAGCGGTGA
- a CDS encoding GNAT family N-acetyltransferase, translating into MPGPAFRRGETVALHPTNEEDIDFLHENRNDPEVRWGLTTAFPQTREQAETRHEQHAEDDSGVGLLIVPTDAEDPVGNVVGFDIDPAHGTAELAAWVAPEAQGEGYATEGTALMLDYLFAERRLHTVVARAIVQNEASRAVLEGLGFQQEGIQPAEKYVDGEHVDVVRYSMLAREWDGAAAALGHGGEA; encoded by the coding sequence ATGCCTGGTCCCGCGTTCCGTCGCGGCGAGACCGTCGCCCTCCACCCCACCAACGAGGAGGATATCGACTTCCTCCACGAGAACCGGAACGACCCCGAGGTCCGATGGGGTCTGACGACGGCCTTCCCGCAGACCCGCGAGCAAGCCGAGACGCGACACGAACAGCACGCCGAGGACGACTCCGGCGTCGGCCTCCTCATCGTCCCGACGGACGCCGAGGACCCGGTCGGCAACGTCGTCGGGTTCGATATCGACCCCGCACACGGCACCGCCGAACTCGCCGCGTGGGTCGCCCCCGAGGCACAGGGCGAGGGGTATGCCACCGAGGGCACCGCCCTGATGCTGGACTACCTGTTCGCCGAGCGGCGACTGCACACGGTCGTCGCCCGCGCCATCGTCCAGAACGAGGCCAGCCGCGCGGTGCTGGAGGGCCTCGGCTTCCAGCAGGAGGGTATCCAGCCCGCCGAGAAGTACGTCGACGGCGAGCACGTCGACGTGGTGCGCTACTCGATGCTGGCCCGGGAGTGGGACGGCGCCGCCGCGGCCCTCGGTCACGGTGGTGAGGCCTGA
- a CDS encoding pantoate kinase, whose translation MTDTADRPLQVGSGIDADATPTAFVPAHITGFFTAEPADDPTEAGSTGAGLALSDGVTVRVEPATPGTYEVTLDGESLDIAAPKQVLRALRVDGAHVRARSDVPLASGFGVSGALALGTALCANAVFDRKLSENELVTIAHGAEVQAGTGLGDVVAQARGGVPVRLEPGAPGHGTMDGIPARSRVEYVTLGELSTEDVLSGDTEMLTHAGQRARSALVQEPTLDTFVRSSRRFAREAELLTDRVRDVILDVSEADGSGSMAMLGETVFALGTGLSDAGHDPAVCRIHPTGAHLTLDGW comes from the coding sequence ATGACCGACACCGCCGACCGGCCGCTGCAGGTCGGGAGCGGCATCGACGCCGACGCCACCCCGACGGCGTTCGTCCCGGCCCACATCACGGGCTTCTTCACGGCCGAACCCGCCGACGACCCGACCGAGGCCGGCTCGACCGGCGCCGGCCTCGCGCTCTCGGACGGCGTCACCGTCCGCGTCGAACCGGCGACGCCCGGCACCTACGAGGTCACGCTCGACGGGGAGTCGCTGGACATCGCCGCGCCCAAACAAGTCCTCCGCGCGCTCCGCGTGGACGGTGCGCACGTCCGCGCTCGCTCGGACGTGCCGCTGGCCTCGGGCTTCGGCGTGAGCGGCGCGCTCGCGCTCGGGACCGCGCTCTGTGCGAACGCCGTCTTCGACCGGAAGCTCTCCGAGAACGAACTCGTCACCATCGCCCACGGCGCCGAGGTGCAGGCTGGTACCGGCCTCGGGGACGTGGTTGCCCAGGCCCGCGGTGGCGTCCCCGTCCGCCTCGAACCGGGCGCCCCCGGACACGGCACGATGGACGGTATCCCCGCCCGCTCGCGCGTCGAGTACGTCACGCTGGGCGAACTCTCCACGGAGGACGTGCTGTCTGGCGACACGGAGATGCTGACCCACGCCGGTCAGCGCGCCCGCTCCGCGCTCGTGCAGGAGCCCACGCTGGATACGTTCGTCCGGTCGTCCCGGCGGTTCGCCCGCGAGGCCGAACTCCTCACCGACCGTGTCCGCGATGTCATCCTCGATGTCAGCGAGGCCGACGGCTCGGGGTCGATGGCGATGCTCGGCGAGACGGTGTTCGCGCTGGGAACCGGGCTCTCGGACGCCGGCCACGACCCCGCTGTCTGCCGGATTCACCCGACCGGCGCGCACCTCACGCTCGACGGCTGGTGA
- a CDS encoding MATE family efflux transporter: protein MAGPFLPPLVQPSEDTITEGGLARPLFGLAWPIVVTQLLQVTYNIADTLWLGRLSAEAVGALSIAFPLVFLVLSVGGGFTVAGSTLVAQHTGASAGDDGTGEPGTGEEVDEASGAGEVAGQTLSFVTLLATGLGILGFLGVVPLLGLFPADATTANDVIPLAEEYMSVFFLGTPFLFGFFLFSALMRGYGDTRTPMLVMALSVALNVALDPVLIFGWFGAPRLEVAGAAYATVISRGLATAIGLYILFRTTRGPDVAVRHLRLQYERVREIVSIGTPAALEQSTTALAMVALTGMVAAFGPPVVAAYGLGNRLISLVYLPAMGLGRATNTMVGQNLGAGNPDRAERAVGIAAGAAALVMVGVGVVALLAARPVVSVFMTTGTATAEATIGLATEYLRIRAVEFAFIGVFQVLLGAYRGAGNTRTALGFSLLALWVGRVPMVYGFAFLAGMGATGIWVGMTTGHILGALGAGLWFTRGTWKDAVVDRDEPEPATGATQPTEADLPDPETNRASGRTEQ from the coding sequence ATGGCCGGTCCGTTCCTGCCCCCGCTGGTGCAGCCCTCCGAGGATACAATCACCGAGGGTGGCCTGGCACGGCCGCTGTTCGGGCTGGCGTGGCCCATCGTCGTCACCCAGCTGCTGCAGGTGACCTACAACATCGCCGACACGCTGTGGCTCGGTCGACTGTCCGCCGAGGCGGTCGGGGCGCTGAGCATCGCGTTCCCGCTCGTCTTCCTCGTCCTCTCGGTCGGCGGCGGCTTCACCGTCGCCGGCTCGACGCTGGTCGCACAGCACACCGGCGCGAGCGCCGGCGACGACGGGACCGGTGAGCCAGGGACCGGGGAGGAGGTCGACGAGGCGTCGGGGGCGGGGGAGGTAGCCGGGCAGACGCTCTCGTTCGTCACGCTGCTCGCGACGGGCCTGGGTATCCTGGGCTTCCTCGGCGTCGTCCCGCTGCTGGGCCTGTTCCCAGCGGACGCCACGACGGCGAACGATGTCATCCCGCTCGCCGAGGAGTACATGAGCGTGTTCTTCCTGGGGACGCCGTTCCTGTTCGGGTTCTTCCTGTTCTCGGCGCTGATGCGGGGGTACGGCGATACGCGGACGCCGATGCTCGTGATGGCGCTGTCCGTCGCATTGAACGTCGCGCTCGACCCCGTCCTCATCTTCGGCTGGTTCGGCGCCCCCCGGCTGGAGGTTGCGGGGGCGGCGTACGCGACGGTCATCTCGCGCGGCCTCGCGACGGCAATCGGCCTCTACATCCTGTTCCGGACGACCCGGGGGCCGGACGTGGCGGTCCGGCATCTCCGGCTCCAGTACGAGCGCGTCCGCGAGATCGTCTCCATCGGGACGCCCGCGGCGCTCGAACAGTCGACGACGGCGCTCGCGATGGTCGCGCTCACGGGGATGGTCGCCGCGTTCGGCCCACCGGTCGTCGCGGCGTACGGCCTGGGTAACCGGCTCATCTCGCTCGTCTACCTCCCCGCGATGGGGCTGGGCCGAGCGACGAACACGATGGTCGGGCAGAACCTCGGCGCCGGCAACCCCGACCGCGCCGAGCGTGCCGTCGGCATCGCCGCCGGCGCCGCCGCGCTCGTGATGGTCGGCGTCGGGGTGGTGGCGCTGCTCGCCGCGCGCCCGGTCGTGAGCGTCTTCATGACCACGGGGACGGCGACGGCCGAGGCCACCATCGGCCTCGCGACGGAGTACCTCCGCATCCGGGCCGTCGAGTTCGCCTTCATCGGCGTGTTCCAGGTGCTGCTGGGCGCCTATCGGGGCGCCGGCAACACCCGGACCGCACTGGGATTCTCGCTGCTGGCGCTCTGGGTCGGCCGAGTTCCGATGGTGTACGGGTTCGCGTTCCTCGCGGGCATGGGCGCGACCGGCATCTGGGTCGGGATGACGACGGGCCACATCCTCGGCGCGCTCGGGGCCGGCCTCTGGTTCACCCGCGGGACCTGGAAGGACGCCGTCGTCGACCGGGACGAACCGGAGCCGGCCACCGGTGCCACGCAGCCGACCGAGGCCGACCTGCCCGACCCCGAGACGAACCGGGCGAGCGGGCGGACGGAGCAGTAG
- a CDS encoding AhpC/TSA family protein, giving the protein MFRSLWRRLASFRRPDGPALAEPPAVGDPAPERPRLGAGEPRVVLFLRHTGCAFGEHMLREFRQTARATPDVQFVAITHGDPEAATGWCEELGLDRVAVHNPDAEDAVDRWCRGTDAGNLRVIVDEARELYAEWGLGLGGLRHLLRPTVVRNLLRARRAGATDRTPSGTRWQRAGMFGVDPDGTVRTRYIADYAGDLPDIRTAPTFLDRASETASLRNATEDDATAEEATETAPDPWSVPTDTVAATTRVPPEPRVVAGEPAAAVRPAEPSEVAAGANTAEDTDEHHRQRLRTDGG; this is encoded by the coding sequence ATGTTCCGCTCACTGTGGCGGCGGCTCGCCAGCTTCCGGCGCCCGGACGGGCCGGCGCTGGCCGAACCACCCGCGGTGGGTGACCCCGCCCCGGAGCGCCCCCGGCTCGGCGCCGGTGAGCCACGGGTGGTGCTGTTCCTGCGGCACACGGGCTGTGCCTTCGGGGAGCACATGCTGAGGGAGTTCCGGCAGACGGCCCGGGCGACCCCGGACGTCCAGTTCGTCGCCATCACGCACGGCGACCCCGAGGCCGCGACCGGCTGGTGCGAGGAACTCGGCCTCGACCGGGTCGCGGTCCACAACCCCGACGCCGAGGACGCCGTCGACCGCTGGTGTCGGGGGACCGACGCCGGCAACCTCCGCGTCATCGTCGACGAGGCGCGTGAACTGTACGCCGAGTGGGGGCTGGGACTGGGCGGCCTTCGCCACCTCCTCCGGCCCACGGTGGTCCGGAACCTCCTCCGGGCGCGCCGGGCGGGCGCGACGGACCGCACCCCGAGCGGCACCCGCTGGCAGCGCGCCGGGATGTTCGGCGTGGACCCCGACGGAACGGTCAGGACCCGGTACATCGCCGATTACGCCGGTGACCTCCCCGACATCCGCACCGCGCCGACGTTCCTCGACCGGGCGTCCGAGACCGCGTCCCTGCGGAACGCCACCGAGGACGACGCCACGGCCGAGGAAGCGACCGAGACAGCGCCCGACCCCTGGTCGGTCCCGACCGACACCGTCGCCGCGACGACCCGTGTCCCGCCCGAGCCCCGGGTAGTCGCCGGCGAGCCGGCCGCCGCGGTCCGACCTGCCGAGCCGAGCGAGGTAGCGGCCGGGGCGAACACGGCGGAGGATACCGACGAGCACCACCGCCAGCGGCTCCGCACGGACGGCGGCTGA
- a CDS encoding ester cyclase — MSDSTDSPPAAELAREYFGHVADRDPDAMAAMVHEDVVEEFVVLGTFHGRAALRDFFAELFAAVPDSTFEVETIHDVDADTAIGQWRFTGTFESGPFQGIEPTGADLDFRGVDVMEFEARSTDEKRLSHNTIYYDGLTFARQVGLLPDEDSLGDRALMTGFNGLTKLRTELLD; from the coding sequence ATGAGCGACAGCACCGACTCGCCACCGGCTGCCGAGCTGGCCCGCGAGTACTTCGGTCACGTCGCCGACCGGGACCCGGACGCGATGGCCGCGATGGTACACGAGGACGTGGTCGAGGAGTTCGTCGTGCTGGGGACCTTCCACGGCCGCGCGGCACTGCGCGATTTCTTCGCCGAACTGTTCGCCGCCGTCCCGGATTCGACGTTCGAGGTCGAGACGATCCACGATGTCGATGCCGACACCGCCATCGGCCAGTGGCGCTTCACCGGCACGTTCGAGAGCGGTCCCTTCCAGGGCATCGAGCCGACCGGGGCGGACCTCGACTTCCGGGGCGTCGACGTGATGGAGTTCGAGGCGCGCTCGACCGACGAGAAGCGCCTGAGCCACAACACCATCTACTACGACGGGCTCACGTTCGCCCGGCAGGTCGGCCTGCTCCCCGACGAGGACTCGCTCGGGGACCGGGCGCTGATGACGGGCTTCAACGGGCTGACGAAGCTGCGGACGGAGCTGCTGGACTGA
- a CDS encoding Lrp/AsnC ligand binding domain-containing protein: MVRAFIMVKADAGYAESTLDAVLALERVTEASVVAGDFDLVVEAEGEEMYDVLHSASNAIRAVEGVTDTKTYVCLE; encoded by the coding sequence ATGGTCCGTGCGTTCATTATGGTCAAGGCCGATGCCGGCTACGCCGAGTCGACCCTGGACGCGGTGCTGGCGCTCGAGCGCGTCACGGAAGCGAGCGTCGTCGCCGGTGATTTCGACCTGGTCGTGGAAGCCGAGGGCGAGGAGATGTACGACGTGCTCCACTCCGCGTCGAACGCGATTCGCGCCGTCGAGGGGGTAACGGATACGAAGACCTACGTCTGTCTGGAATGA